In Quercus lobata isolate SW786 chromosome 12, ValleyOak3.0 Primary Assembly, whole genome shotgun sequence, a genomic segment contains:
- the LOC115970313 gene encoding L10-interacting MYB domain-containing protein-like: MVKEKSKDSGSNDPRADWKDPKELQAFCEFCVVQVIDGKRKGGFLTKTGVDAVIEQLGAMGKVVTYLQVKNKWNHLRKGWKQYNECFDNETGLGYDVGTGMLEASDEWWTRKIAACPNAKTFNNKDLPNCNFMNIIFGGTVATDKNAFCMSGQIPKETTEGSGDSVDSTEFVDPQCEPVVNVDAMEVKSPSSSRAGPAMTKGKGLATSVHLFKPICKKSRKKHSVAQEMSYSLKSISNVIIESRSVSTRTPFASTTTIQVKVILDMVLSLPGVHSGYPLHLFNTFYFMEKELGRHMFTELHDDKDVQLKWLEKEYQRHPEFHFQ; this comes from the exons ATGGTTAAGGAAAAATCGAAGGACAGTGGTAGTAATGATCCGAGAGCTGACTGGAAAGACCCTAAGGAATTACAAGCTTTTTGTGAGTTCTGTGTTGTTCAAGTCATAGACGGCAAGAGGAAAGGAGGATTTTTGACCAAAACTGGGGTTGATGCAGTGATTGAGCAGTTGGGTGCCATGGGAAAAGTGGTGACTTACTTGCAGGTTAAAAACAAATGGAATCATCTGAGAAAAGGGTGGAAGCAATATAATGAATGTTTTGACAATGAGACTGGGTTGGGTTATGATGTTGGAACTGGGATGCTTGAGGCCAGTGATGAGTGGTGGACCCGAAAGATTGCG GCATGTCCCAATGCAAAAACCTTTAATAATAAAGATTTGCCGAATTGTAACTTCATGAACATCATATTTGGAGGCACAGTTGCAACAGACAAAAATGCATTCTGCATGAGTGGTCAAATACCAAAGGAAACCACCGAAGGGTCTGGGGACTCCGTTGATAGCACAGAATTTGTTGACCCCCAATGTGAACCCGTTGTGAATGTTGACGCAATGGAGGTTAAAAGTCCATCATCGTCGAGGGCAGGACCAGCAATGACTAAGGGGAAAGGCTTGGCAACCAGTGTCCACCTTTTCAAGCCAATTTgcaagaaatcaagaaaaaagcATTCAGTTGCGCAAGAGATGTCCTACTCTTTGAAGAGCATCTCAAATGTTATTATTGAAAGTAGAAGTGTAAGTACCCGTACACCATTTGCTTCCACAACAACTATTCAGGTTAAAGTAATTCTGGACATGGTGTTGAGTCTTCCCGGGGTGCACTCAGGTTATCCCCTTCATCTGTTCAACACCTTCTACTTCATGGAAAAAGAGCTAGGTAGGCACATGTTTACAGAACTTCACGATGATAAGGACGTTCAGCTGAAGTGGTTAGAAAAAGAGTACCAAAGGCACCCTGAATTTCATTTTCAGTGA
- the LOC115970738 gene encoding protein HAPLESS 2 → MNTKTTILFLLFVLASHGVAGVQILSKSKLQKCEKSSESGDLNCTKKIVLNMAVPSGSSGGEASIVAEIVEVEDNSSSNMQTLRIPPVLTVNKSAAYAMYQLTYIRDVPYKPEELYVKTRKCQPDADAKVVQICERLRDDKGHIIEHTQPICCPCGPQRRVPSSCGNFFDKLMKGKANTAHCLRFPGDWFHVFGIGQRSLGFSVQIQVKTGSKISEVVVGPENRTATSNDNFLRVNLIGDFAGYTNIPTFEDFYLVIPRQGGPGQPQNLGGNFSLWMLLERVRFTLDGLECNKIGVSFEAFNGQPNFCASPFWSCLHNQLWNFREADKNRITRNQLPLYGVEGRFERINQHPNAGSHSFSIGVTEVLNTNLLLELSADDIEYVYQRSPGKILSVSIPTFEALTQFGVATIATKNTGELEASYSLTFDCSRDVILMEEQFFIMKPKEITNRSFKLYPTTDQAAKYVCTAILKDSNFNEADRAECQFTTTATVLDNGSQSTPFQPPESGINGFFDSIESIWNKIWRGLLDFITGKTCRRKCSGFFDFRCHIQYICMSWIVMFGLLLAIFPTVLVLLWLLHQKGLFDPLYDWWEDHFGDDSQSISQRNEFDHHHIHVNKHHEQPRHHKHGAHHNRRSNYNERRHNHSGRDTDYNYCVDHVHKEKHKHRRSKHLGSLQQVEDNIGHHRRRKERETMKGLSKASRYI, encoded by the exons atgaatacaaaGACGACGATCTTGTTTCTCTTATTCGTTCTCGCTTCTCATGGCGTTGCCGGAGTCCAGATCCTCTCCAAATCTAAGCTCCAGAAGTGCGAGAAGAGTTCCGAATCCGGTGATCTCAACTGCACCAAGAAGATCGTCTTGAACATGGCGGTTCCCAGTGGCTCC AGTGGGGGAGAGGCCTCGATAGTGGCAGAAATAGTGGAGGTGGAGGATAACTCATCCAGCAACATGCAAACACTGCGAATACCACCCGTGCTAACGGTCAACAAATCTGCTGCATATGCCATGTATCAGCTTACATATATACGA GATGTTCCTTATAAACCTGAAGAGTTATATGTTAAGACACGTAAATGTCAGCCAGATGCTGATGCCAAAGTTGTGCAGATATGTGAAAG GTTACGAGATGATAAAGGTCACATTATTGAGCATACCCAG CCAATCTGTTGTCCTTGTGGGCCCCAGCGGAGGGTGCCTTCATCATGTGGAAACTTTT tTGACAAGTTGATGAAAGGAAAGGCCAACACTGCACATTGTCTCCGATTTCCAGGTGATTG GTTCCATGTTTTTGGTATTGGACAGCGATCATTGGGATTCAGTGTCCAAATTCAAGTCAAGACTGGATCTAagatttcg GAAGTGGTCGTGGGTCCTGAAAATAGAACAGCAACATCTAATGATAATTTCTTAAGGGTTAATCTTATTGGTGATTTTGCTGGATACACAAATATACCAACATTTGAGGACTTCTACCTTGTTATACCCAGGCAG GGTGGCCCTGGTCAACCACAGAATTTGGGAGGAAATTTTTCTCTGTGGATGCTGCTTGAGAGAGTTAGATTTACCTTAGATGGCCTTGAATGTAACAAAATTGGTGTTAGTTTTGAGGCCTTTAATGGGCAACCAAACTTCTGTGCTTCACCATTTTGGAGTTGCTTGCATAATCAGCTGTGGAATTTCAGGGAG GCTGACAAGAATCGAATTACTAGGAATCAGTTGCCACTATACGGTGTGGAAGGAAGGTTTGAAAGGATAAACCAGCACCCA AATGCAGGGAGTCATTCATTCTCCATAGGAGTCACTGAAGTTCTTAATACAAATCTTTTGCTAGAACTAAGTGCTGATGACATAGAATATGTTTACCAAAG GAGCCCTGGAAAAATCTTGAGCGTTAGCATACCAACATTTGAAGCCCTTACTCAATTCGGAGTTGCTACAATCGCAACTAAAAATACTGGTGAACTGGAAGCATCATATAGCTTAACG TTTGATTGCTCGAGAGATGTCATCCTCATGGAG GAACAATTCTTTATTATGAAGCCAAAAGAAATTACGAATCGATCATTTAAACTCTATCCAACTACAGATCAAGCTGCCAAATATGTATGCACTG CAATATTGAAGGACTCTAATTTTAATGAAGCTGATAGAGCTGAGTGCCAGTTTACTACTACAGCTACTGTTCTTGATAACGGATCACAG AGTACTCCTTTTCAACCACCAGAGAGCGGTATAAATGGTTTCTTTGATTCTATAGAAAGCATTTGGAACAAAATATGGAGAGGTTTGTTAGATTTCATCACTGGAAAAACTTGCAG AAGAAAATGCTCTGGATTTTTTGACTTCAGGTGCCACATACAGTATATATGTATGAGTTGGATAGTGATGTTTGGTTTACTTTTGGCAATTTTTCCAACAG TGCTTGTGCTTCTATGGCTTTTACATCAAAAAGGACTCTTTGATCCTCTTTATGACTGGTGGGAAGATCATTTTGGGGATGATAGTCAGAGTATCAGCCAAAGAAATGAATTTGATCACCACCACATTCATGTCAATAAACATCATGAGCAGCCAAGGCACCACAAGCATGGTGCCCACCATAACCGAAGAAGCAATTACAATGAACGAAGACATAACCATTCTGGCAGAGACACTGATTATAATTACTGTGTTGATCATGTTCACAAGGAAAAGCACAAGCATAGGCGAAGTAAGCATTTAGGTAGTCTTCAGCAAGTTGAAGACAATATTGGGCATCACAGACggagaaaggaaagagagacTATGAAAGGGCTGTCCAAAGCAAGCAGATATATTTAG
- the LOC115969906 gene encoding cytochrome P450 87A3 isoform X2 has translation MWGLCIGALVIISITHFVYRWRNPRCNGKLPPGSMGFPLLGETLQFFTPNTSSDIPPFIKKRMDRYGSIFKTNLVGRPVVISTDPDLNYFIFQQEGVLFQSWYPDTFTEIFGRQNVGSLHGFLYKYLKNMVLNLFGPESLKKMLPEVEQAANRTLQQWSCQDTIELKDATASMIFDLTAKKLISYEPDKSSENLRTNFVAFIQGLISFPLNIPGTAYHKCLQGRKRAMRMLKTMLQERRAMPRKQQSDFFDYVLEELRKDGTILTEAIALDLMFVLLFASFETTSLAITLAIKFLSDHPLVLKQLTEEHEAILNQRENADSGLTWKEYKSMTFTFQFINETVRLANIVPGIFRKALRDIQFKGYTIPASWGVMVCPPAVHLNPVKYKDPLAFDPSRWEGVELNGATKHFMAFGGGIRFCVGTEFTKVQMAVFLHCLVTKYRWQTIKGGNIVRTPGLQFPNGFHIHLMKKDTREQQTTYSST, from the exons ATGTGGGGCTTGTGCATTGGAGCTTTAGTAATCATAAGCATCACACATTTTGTTTACCGCTGGAGAAATCCCAGATGCAATGGAAAACTCCCACCAGGTTCAATGGGATTTCCACTCCTTGGTGAGACCCTGCAGTTCTTCACTCCCAACACTTCTTCTGATATTCCtcctttcataaaaaaaagaatggataG GTATGGATCAATATTCAAGACCAATTTGGTGGGACGACCAGTTGTAATCTCAACGGACCCGGATCTCAATTACTTTATATTCCAACAAGAAGGAGTACTGTTCCAGAGCTGGTACCCAGATACATTCACAGAGATTTTTGGAAGACAGAACGTGGGTTCCTTACATGGTTTCTTGTACAAGTACCTCAAGAACATGGTGCTAAATCTCTTTGGTCCTGAGAGCCTTAAGAAGATGCTCCCTGAAGTTGAACAAGCAGCAAATAGAACATTACAACAATGGTCATGTCAAGACACTATTGAATTAAAAGATGCAACTGCAAGT ATGATTTTCGATCTGACTGCAAAGAAACTGATCAGTTATGAACCTGATAAGTCCTCGGAGAATCTAAGGACGAACTTCGTGGCATTCATACAGGGATTAATCTCCTTTCCTCTGAACATTCCCGGGACAGCTTATCACAAATGTTTACAG GGAAGGAAAAGGGCAATGAGGATGCTGAAAACCATGCTACAGGAAAGACGGGCAATGCCTAGGAAGCAGCAAAGTGATTTTTTTGATTATGTCCTTGAAGAACTTCGAAAGGATGGAACGATACTCACAGAGGCAATAGCTCTGGATTTGATGTTTGTGCTACTGTTTGCCAGCTTTGAAACGACTTCCCTCGCTATAACTTTAGCAATTAAGTTTCTTTCAGACCATCCTCTAGTGTTGAAGCAATTAACA GAAGAGCATGAGGCAATTCTTAACCAAAGGGAAAATGCTGATTCTGGACTTACATGGAAAGAATACAAATCAATGACATTTACATTTCAG TTCATCAATGAAACAGTTAGACTGGCAAATATTGTTCCTGGGATCTTCCGCAAAGCACTGAGAGATATACAGTTTAAAG GATATACCATTCCAGCAAGTTGGGGGGTTATGGTCTGTCCCCCAGCTGTACACTTGAACCCTGTAAAATACAAAGATCCCCTTGCTTTTGATCCATCAAGATGGGAG GGAGTGGAATTAAATGGTGCAACCAAACATTTCATGGCTTTTGGTGGTGGAATAAGATTTTGTGTCGGAACAGAATTTACTAAGGTGCAAATGGCTGTGTTTCTCCATTGTCTGGTAACAAAGTACAG GTGGCAAACAATCAAAGGAGGAAATATTGTCCGAACTCCTGGTTTACAATTTCCAAATGGTTTTCACATTCATCTCATGAAGAAAGATACAAGGGAACAACAAACAACATATAGCTCTACATAA
- the LOC115969906 gene encoding cytochrome P450 87A3 isoform X3, whose product MWGLCIGALVIISITHFVYRWRNPRCNGKLPPGSMGFPLLGETLQFFTPNTSSDIPPFIKKRMDRYGSIFKTNLVGRPVVISTDPDLNYFIFQQEGVLFQSWYPDTFTEIFGRQNVGSLHGFLYKYLKNMVLNLFGPESLKKMLPEVEQAANRTLQQWSCQDTIELKDATASMIFDLTAKKLISYEPDKSSENLRTNFVAFIQGLISFPLNIPGTAYHKCLQGRKRAMRMLKTMLQERRAMPRKQQSDFFDYVLEELRKDGTILTEAIALDLMFVLLFASFETTSLAITLAIKFLSDHPLVLKQLTEEHEAILNQRENADSGLTWKEYKSMTFTFQFINETVRLANIVPGIFRKALRDIQFKGYTIPASWGVMVCPPAVHLNPVKYKDPLAFDPSRWEVMELNGATKHFMAFGGGIRFCVGTEFTKVQMAVFLHCLVTKYRWQTIKGGNIVRTPGLQFPNGFHIHLMKKDTREQQTTYSST is encoded by the exons ATGTGGGGCTTGTGCATTGGAGCTTTAGTAATCATAAGCATCACACATTTTGTTTACCGCTGGAGAAATCCCAGATGCAATGGAAAACTCCCACCAGGTTCAATGGGATTTCCACTCCTTGGTGAGACCCTGCAGTTCTTCACTCCCAACACTTCTTCTGATATTCCtcctttcataaaaaaaagaatggataG GTATGGATCAATATTCAAGACCAATTTGGTGGGACGACCAGTTGTAATCTCAACGGACCCGGATCTCAATTACTTTATATTCCAACAAGAAGGAGTACTGTTCCAGAGCTGGTACCCAGATACATTCACAGAGATTTTTGGAAGACAGAACGTGGGTTCCTTACATGGTTTCTTGTACAAGTACCTCAAGAACATGGTGCTAAATCTCTTTGGTCCTGAGAGCCTTAAGAAGATGCTCCCTGAAGTTGAACAAGCAGCAAATAGAACATTACAACAATGGTCATGTCAAGACACTATTGAATTAAAAGATGCAACTGCAAGT ATGATTTTCGATCTGACTGCAAAGAAACTGATCAGTTATGAACCTGATAAGTCCTCGGAGAATCTAAGGACGAACTTCGTGGCATTCATACAGGGATTAATCTCCTTTCCTCTGAACATTCCCGGGACAGCTTATCACAAATGTTTACAG GGAAGGAAAAGGGCAATGAGGATGCTGAAAACCATGCTACAGGAAAGACGGGCAATGCCTAGGAAGCAGCAAAGTGATTTTTTTGATTATGTCCTTGAAGAACTTCGAAAGGATGGAACGATACTCACAGAGGCAATAGCTCTGGATTTGATGTTTGTGCTACTGTTTGCCAGCTTTGAAACGACTTCCCTCGCTATAACTTTAGCAATTAAGTTTCTTTCAGACCATCCTCTAGTGTTGAAGCAATTAACA GAAGAGCATGAGGCAATTCTTAACCAAAGGGAAAATGCTGATTCTGGACTTACATGGAAAGAATACAAATCAATGACATTTACATTTCAG TTCATCAATGAAACAGTTAGACTGGCAAATATTGTTCCTGGGATCTTCCGCAAAGCACTGAGAGATATACAGTTTAAAG GATATACCATTCCAGCAAGTTGGGGGGTTATGGTCTGTCCCCCAGCTGTACACTTGAACCCTGTAAAATACAAAGATCCCCTTGCTTTTGATCCATCAAGATGGGAGGTGA TGGAATTAAATGGTGCAACCAAACATTTCATGGCTTTTGGTGGTGGAATAAGATTTTGTGTCGGAACAGAATTTACTAAGGTGCAAATGGCTGTGTTTCTCCATTGTCTGGTAACAAAGTACAG GTGGCAAACAATCAAAGGAGGAAATATTGTCCGAACTCCTGGTTTACAATTTCCAAATGGTTTTCACATTCATCTCATGAAGAAAGATACAAGGGAACAACAAACAACATATAGCTCTACATAA
- the LOC115969906 gene encoding cytochrome P450 87A3 isoform X1 — protein MWGLCIGALVIISITHFVYRWRNPRCNGKLPPGSMGFPLLGETLQFFTPNTSSDIPPFIKKRMDRYGSIFKTNLVGRPVVISTDPDLNYFIFQQEGVLFQSWYPDTFTEIFGRQNVGSLHGFLYKYLKNMVLNLFGPESLKKMLPEVEQAANRTLQQWSCQDTIELKDATASMIFDLTAKKLISYEPDKSSENLRTNFVAFIQGLISFPLNIPGTAYHKCLQGRKRAMRMLKTMLQERRAMPRKQQSDFFDYVLEELRKDGTILTEAIALDLMFVLLFASFETTSLAITLAIKFLSDHPLVLKQLTEEHEAILNQRENADSGLTWKEYKSMTFTFQFINETVRLANIVPGIFRKALRDIQFKVKPNMTNNTNIDAGYTIPASWGVMVCPPAVHLNPVKYKDPLAFDPSRWEGVELNGATKHFMAFGGGIRFCVGTEFTKVQMAVFLHCLVTKYRWQTIKGGNIVRTPGLQFPNGFHIHLMKKDTREQQTTYSST, from the exons ATGTGGGGCTTGTGCATTGGAGCTTTAGTAATCATAAGCATCACACATTTTGTTTACCGCTGGAGAAATCCCAGATGCAATGGAAAACTCCCACCAGGTTCAATGGGATTTCCACTCCTTGGTGAGACCCTGCAGTTCTTCACTCCCAACACTTCTTCTGATATTCCtcctttcataaaaaaaagaatggataG GTATGGATCAATATTCAAGACCAATTTGGTGGGACGACCAGTTGTAATCTCAACGGACCCGGATCTCAATTACTTTATATTCCAACAAGAAGGAGTACTGTTCCAGAGCTGGTACCCAGATACATTCACAGAGATTTTTGGAAGACAGAACGTGGGTTCCTTACATGGTTTCTTGTACAAGTACCTCAAGAACATGGTGCTAAATCTCTTTGGTCCTGAGAGCCTTAAGAAGATGCTCCCTGAAGTTGAACAAGCAGCAAATAGAACATTACAACAATGGTCATGTCAAGACACTATTGAATTAAAAGATGCAACTGCAAGT ATGATTTTCGATCTGACTGCAAAGAAACTGATCAGTTATGAACCTGATAAGTCCTCGGAGAATCTAAGGACGAACTTCGTGGCATTCATACAGGGATTAATCTCCTTTCCTCTGAACATTCCCGGGACAGCTTATCACAAATGTTTACAG GGAAGGAAAAGGGCAATGAGGATGCTGAAAACCATGCTACAGGAAAGACGGGCAATGCCTAGGAAGCAGCAAAGTGATTTTTTTGATTATGTCCTTGAAGAACTTCGAAAGGATGGAACGATACTCACAGAGGCAATAGCTCTGGATTTGATGTTTGTGCTACTGTTTGCCAGCTTTGAAACGACTTCCCTCGCTATAACTTTAGCAATTAAGTTTCTTTCAGACCATCCTCTAGTGTTGAAGCAATTAACA GAAGAGCATGAGGCAATTCTTAACCAAAGGGAAAATGCTGATTCTGGACTTACATGGAAAGAATACAAATCAATGACATTTACATTTCAG TTCATCAATGAAACAGTTAGACTGGCAAATATTGTTCCTGGGATCTTCCGCAAAGCACTGAGAGATATACAGTTTAAAG TTAAGCCTAATATGacaaataatacaaatattGATGCAGGATATACCATTCCAGCAAGTTGGGGGGTTATGGTCTGTCCCCCAGCTGTACACTTGAACCCTGTAAAATACAAAGATCCCCTTGCTTTTGATCCATCAAGATGGGAG GGAGTGGAATTAAATGGTGCAACCAAACATTTCATGGCTTTTGGTGGTGGAATAAGATTTTGTGTCGGAACAGAATTTACTAAGGTGCAAATGGCTGTGTTTCTCCATTGTCTGGTAACAAAGTACAG GTGGCAAACAATCAAAGGAGGAAATATTGTCCGAACTCCTGGTTTACAATTTCCAAATGGTTTTCACATTCATCTCATGAAGAAAGATACAAGGGAACAACAAACAACATATAGCTCTACATAA